In Mammaliicoccus sp. Marseille-Q6498, the genomic stretch GATGGCGGACAGTGGTTAAATAGAAATCCATTTTAATATAATAGTAGGAAAAAGGACAAAGTCACTTAAAGTGGACTTGTTGGCAGTTTTATAGCTCTTACTAGATTCTTTATATATTCTTTCTAGTTAGAAATCCTAACTAGATTGTTTATGCAAGTCTTTCTAGTTAGAGCTAAAAACCACTGAAATTAATGTGATATTACACTATTTTTAAAGAGAAATAGCTCTTACTAGATTGTTTACAAATTCTTTCTAGTTAGAAATTGTAACTAGATTGTTTGCTCAAGTCTTTCTAGTTAGAACACAAAAATCGATTAAAAACGAAGACGCCTGAGGGAATAGTACGAGTCGAAGACTACAGGCTGAGACTGTACCCTAGGCAAGCGAGTTTTTAATCGATTAATTTTATCAACAAACTAAGACAAACCTCAAAAATTAAGGTTTGTCCTTTTCTTATACAATACTTAACATACGTTCTAATGATTGTTTAGCGTAGTAGGCTGTTTCTTTGTCTACTTTTATAATGTTTTCAAGATTGCCTTCTTGTATTTTATCTAGACACCATGCTAAATGTGGTAAATCGATTCTGTTCATTGTTAAGCATGAACACATGAGTGGGTTAAGTGAATGGATTGTAACGTCTGTATATGTGGCCTTTAAACGATTTACAAGATTCATTTCAGTTCCGATAACCCATTTAGAGCCTTTTGGTGCGTTTTTAATCATGTCGATTATATACTTTGTTGATCCTGCGTAATCTGCCATTTCAACGATCTCAAATTGACATTCTGGATGAACAATAACATTAACGTTAGGGTCTTTTTTACGAGCTTGTTCGATATGGATTGGATAAAATTTTTCATGTACTGAACAATGACCTTTCCATAGAATAATACGAATATCGTCATCATTGCCGTCGAATTCTAAGTTTTTTTGAATCGGATCCCAAACAGCCATTTCATCAAGATTAATACCTAATTTATATGCTGTGTTTCGACCTAGGTGTTGATCTGGAAGGAATAAAATTCTTTTCCCTTGGTCTAATGCCCATTGAATAACACTATCGGCATTACCACTTGTAACGCATGAACCACCGTTTTCTCCTACGAATTTTTTAATAGATGCTGTGGAATTGACGTAAGTTAAAGGTAAAATATTATCGCCAAGTCTGTCTGTTAATACTTTGTAACCATGAAGTGCTTGGTCGATATTGGCCATGTCAGCCATAGAGCAACCGGCTGATAAATCGGGTAAATAAATGTTTTGATTTTCGTTAGTTAATATATCTGCAGTCTCCGCCATAAAATGAACGCCGTTAAATACGAAGTACTTAGCTTTTGTATTTTCTTTACAGATTCTAGCGAGTTCGAGAGAGTCACCCATTATGTCAGCGAATTGGGCAACTTCATCTTTTTGGTAATGGTGAGTAGGCATAAAAAGTGAATCGCCTAATTCAGATTTGATTGTTCTAATTTTTTCTTCAAGTTCGTGTGTACTCATTTGAAGATATTTATCAGGAATCGATTGAGCATGTTCTATTGTAGGATTAAACAATTAAATAACCACCTTTGCTGAGATATCTAATGCACGTTGAGCATAAAATAATGAACCGATAGATATGTAATCCACACCAGTTTTGGCGTATGATGCTACATTGTCAGAGTTAATGTTTCCTGATGCTTCAGTTTTAATATGATCAGGAACTTTGTTTATATGTTCTGAAATCCATTCTGGCGTACAATTGTCGAACATAATAATATCTACGTCTGCTTTTATTGCTTCTTGAAGTGCTTGTTCGTCTTCAATTTCGATTTCAATTTTATCCATTGGACCGACAAGTGTTTTTGCTTTAGAAACAACTTGTTGGATAGATTGACTAAAGCTTAAATGATTGTCTTTCAACATGAGTCCATCATTTAAAGTTCTTCGATGATTAAACCCACCGCCGACTTGAACCGCGTGTTTTTCAAACATACCTAGTCCAGGCGTTGTTTTTCGAGTATCTATTATTTTCACTTCTGTATCTTGCACTTTGTTGACAATATGATGCGTAGATGTCGCAATACCTGACATGCGCTGTATTAAATTTAAAGCGATGCGCTCCATCGAAAGAAGTGTCACAACAGCTCCTTTAATCGTTGAGAGCTTTTGTCCTTTAGTTATGGGTTCGCCATCTTGAACGTGCAGTGTGACTTCCGTCTTATCATCTATTAAATTAAAGCTTTCTTGAATAATCATACTGCCACAAAAGATACCATCGTCTTTACTCAAAAGTGTTAATTCACCTTGTGTTTCTGAGCCAAATACACTTGAAGATATATCTCCATAATGGTTATCTTCAAGGTAAAATTGTTTCAGTTTCTCTTGTACTTGTAACTTGTTTAGCATTAAACTTATCCTCCATTTTGATCTCTATATCCGTATTTTGTAAGTGACTTTGGCTATTTGGAAAGTCAGTTCTGTAATGAACACCTCTAGATTCCTCTCGACTTAAAGCGGATAAACAGACGATTTCTAAAGTCTTTATTCTTACATAACGTTGCCAATCTTCTTTCGTCCAGTCTTCAGTGTAAGTCGCATTTTTTATGCAATTTCGTATATCTTTAAGGTATTGCGACATGCAGTGTCCATTTCGTTCGATACCTAAAATATGAAAAGTTGATTGACTAAGTTTGTTTAGGTCATTTGTCTTTATTTTTGGAATACAGAGTGGCTTATAATCAACTGTTTGTAACGGTCGCACTGAAGATTGATTAATAGACTTCCCGCATAGATTCCCCATAACTAAAGCTTCTAACAATGAATTGCTCGCAAGTCGATTAGCGCCATGAAAGTTTGTACTACTCGCTTCGCCAATGACATAAAAATGTTGTAAGTCAGTAGACCCGTCTATGTTCGATTTAATGCCACCCATCGTATAATGCGCGCCAGGTGTAACTGGAATACGATGTTTCTTATAAAAGTGTGGAAAGTGTTGAATGACATTTTTATATATTGTTGGAAAACGGTTCGGAAAGTTATCAATTTCTTCTATATTAATAAAGCATTGATGTCCGAGTTGTTGTTGTGTAAATAATGCTCTACTTGTAATATCTCTAGGCGCTAAGCTACCTAAAGGGTGGATGTCGTCCATAAATGGTTGATTCAGTTCATTAACTAATATCCCGCCATGACCTCTTACTGCTTCAGATACGAGTCCAAATGTATGACTGTTTGTTCCTAATAAAGTAGGGTGAAATTGAATCATCTCCATATGTTGTAAAGGTAAATGATGATGATAACCAATCATGTGACCAGAACTCATTGAATTGGATGCACCGGAATGTGTTGGGAATAAATTACTATAACCACCTGTAGCTAAAATGACATCATGCGCTTCTATAGTGATTTGGTTGTGAGCATCATCAAGCGCGATAACACCAAAAACCTGATTGGAATCGTCACACAACAAATCTATGACTTCACTATTTTCGTAGAATGTAATTTTATTTGTAGGTAAATTCTTCAATAAATATTGTGTTATGCGAGCACCAGTTTGATCTCCACCAGCATGTAATATTCGTGCTTTAGAATGTGCACCCTCCATCGCAAAATCAAGCGCATGATTTTGAGGATTTTTATCAAATTCCATGCCGTCATCCATCATTTGTTGAATCATGTCGTGGCTATGTTGAATGATAGATTGAATAACTTTTCTATCACCAAGCTCATTGCCTGCTAAAAATGTATCTTCAATATGTGATTGACCTTCATCATGCTCATATTTAGAAAAACAAATGCCACCTTGAGCGAGAAAACTATTATGCTTTTTTAATTTATCTTTTGTTATACAAATGATTTCTGTTTCAACGTCTAATGCATGGATAGCAGACAAAGCTGCAATGCCTGAACCGATAACGATAACTTTTTTCAAGTTTACACCTTACTTTACATATATGTTATATTTTATATACATATATATTGACATATAGAAAGATAAATAACAAGAGGTGTTTAATATGATTTATTTGGATAATGCATCAACAACGCAACCTGACGACGAAGTTTTAAACGTATTTCATGATACACAGAGAAAAGTATTTTATAATAGCGAGAGTTTACATGTTGGTGGACTCCATACAAGACAATTAATAGAATCGAGTAAACAATATATTAAAGGGTATTTTGATACTGATTCAGAAGTTATTTTTACGAGAAGTGGGTCACATGCTAATGAAATTGCGATTAGAAGTTACTTGCAAGATAAAACAGAAGGAACGATACTCGTTTCACCATATGAACATCCATCCATTCACGCGGCAATAGAACCGTTCCGTTCAAAATTTGAAATTTTAGACTTACCTTTAGACGGTACGGGGGAAATTGATATAGAAGAAACTGAAAAACGGATGACGAGCGAAGTGATTGTTATCATTGCACAGCACGTTAACTCAGAAAGTGGATATATTTTGCCGGTAAATAAACTGAGTCAATTAGCAAGTGAGAAAAACATTCCAATACATGTTGATGGGGTTCAAGCTGTACATAAATTAGAACATTTCAATATTAAACGATTTACTTCGTATGCATTTTCAGGTCATAAATTTCACGGTACGAAAGGCGCGGGTGCATTACTAATGAATCATGAATTTGTAAAACCTTTAAACAATTATTACTTTCATGAAATGTATACGCAAAATGGTACAATAGATTCACCAAGTATCATCGCAATGACAACAGCATTATCTTTTGATATGGATTTTCAAAAATTAAAATCATTAAAACAATATATGAGTGATCAAGCAATAGAACTAGGTTTTACACCTATTGTTTACAGTGAAGAAGCACCACACATACTTGCATTATTATCACCAAAATATGAAGGACAATATTTAATGCAATATCTTTCAAATAGAAATGTTTGTATATCAACTGGTACAGCATGTGGTCATGGTGCATTGTTAAGTAAAGGTTTACAGGTTAAAATAGATACAATAGAACATAAAACTTATGATCAATACATACGTTTATCACTGAGTAAAAATACGACAAAAGCAGATATTGATACTTGTTTTAAACATTTAAAAACAATCATTAGAGGAGATCGATGTAATGAATAACGCTTTTAATCGAAGAGAACAGATTCTACATTTACTTGAATCATCAACAGAACCTATTAGCGGAAGTCAACTTAGTAAACAATTTGAAGTTTCAAGACAAATCATCGTTAAAGACATATCTATTTTGAAGTCACAAGGTCATATGATTAATTCAACGAGCAGAGGTTACGTAATAAATAAGGAATTTAAAGGAAAAACATATAAACGTGTCATCGTATGCCAACATGACAATGAACGAATGGAAGAAGAATTACAAATCATTATAGATAACGGAGCAATGATAGATGACGTAGCAATCGACCATCCTGTATATGGCAATATAAAAGCAAACCTTATGATAGAAACACAAGATGACTTAGATAAATTTATAAGTGCTATGAAAAAATTCCAAGGACAAATGTTAGCGCATTTAACAGACAATGTGCATTTACATACTCTATCTGCCCACACAGAAAAAATATTAGATAATGCTGTCAGAGATTTAAAAGACCATCATTTTATTGTGGAATAATAGACGAGTTAGGATTTAGGTATGGAATTAGATAGAGACCGGATGGAAACGCCAAAAAACTGTTGAGAACTTTGGCGTTTTTTTTGTGTCTTCATTTTTCCTAACACACAATTATTTTGATATAACAAAATAAGTTTTTTGAATTTTTTGAATAAACCTTACCATTTTATTGGTAATTGTATATAATAAAATTATATTACACAAAGGGGGATTTCTATAAAGTGAATAAATTATTTAAGAAATTATCAGTAGCGTCGTTAAGTGCAGCAATTGCGATTCCGTTTTTAGCGCCTGATGCTTCAGCGAATGAAGTGTCACCAAATGAAGATAGGTTGCTTGAAACTTTGGAAAAGGAAGGTGTAATTGAGTCGTCAAATACACCGGAACAAAAAGAGGCTAAATTAAAGCAGTATATGGATGGTAAAGGTGAACAGTATCAACAGAAATACATACCTAACAAAGGGCAGTTTGATAAGCATTATAACAAAGGGAACAACGGTAAGCGGTTAGGTCAAATGAATAAAAACGAAAAAGAAATGTATAAGAAAAAGAACAATGGTAAACGCATAGATAAGGTTGAAAAGGAACAATATACTGGAAAAGTTCGTAAAGATAAAGTATTAGTATTGGCTATGGAATTTCCAGATTATCCGAATAGCTCTATTACAAAAGATGAGTCGGATATGTACTATGATGATTATCCTATTTCACATTTTCAAGATATGGTGTTTGGTGAAAATGGTTATAAAGGTCCGAATGGTAAAAATTTAATGAGTATGAAGCAATATTACAAAAATCAATCTGGCGGTAGTTATGATGTAGACGGTCAAGTTCATGGTTGGTACAAAGCGAAACATCCAGCAAAATACTATGGAGGCAACGTACCAGATGCAGGTGGCAGTGATGGCAAGCCGAAAGAATTGATTAAAGAAGCTTTAGAACAAGCAGCAAAAGATCCTAATATTAATTTAAATGATTATGATCAATGGGATCGTGATGATATCGATGGTGACGGTGTTTATAATGAGAAAGATGGTATTATAGATCACTTGATGATTGTGCATTCTGGTGTAGGCGAAGAAGCTGGTGGCGGTAAGTTAGGTACAGACGCTATTTGGTCTCATAGATGGTCACTTGATTTTGATCAGAAAGGTGAACCTTATACAATTCCTGGCACAGATTCAGGTTTAGATCAGTTTGGCGGTAAATTAGCGGCGATTGATTATACTGTTCAACCAGAAGATGGAGCAGCAGGTGTGTTCGCGCATGAATATGGACATGATTTAGGCTTACCAGATGAATATGACACTAAATATACAGGTAAAGGTGAGCCAGTATCATTCTGGTCTATCATGTCCTCTGGTAGTTGGGCAGGTGCGATTCCTGGTACTGAACCTACAGGATTTGATCCGTATATGAAAGAAATGCTTCAACAAAAGCACGGTGGTAACTGGCAAACAGGAACTGAAATTGATTCAAACCAATTCAAAGGTAATACTTCTGAACTCATTGATGAAGCAGCAACAAAAGGAACAAATAATGATGCTATAAAAGTTAAATTACCAGACAAATCAACGCTTGTTCAAAAACCAATACAAGGTAAGAAAGCTTATTGGAGTGGCGCAGATGATGCTTCACAATATTCTATGGAAACGGCTTTAGATTTATCTTCATCTAAAAAAAGTAAATTAAACTTTAAAACTTGGTACGACATTGAAAAAGGCTTCGATTATGGATATGTACAAGTATCAACAGATGACGGTAAAAATTGGGAGAATGTAAAAGGAAATATTACGAATAATGATGACCCATCAGGAAGCGGTCAAAACCAAGGTAACGGTATAGATGGAAAATCTAATCAATATGTAGATGGTGACTTTGACCTTTCAAAATATGATGGTAAAAAAGTGAAACTACGCTTCTCATATGTAACGGATATGGCACAAACAAATCCAGGTTGGTTTGTAGACCAAATTAAAGTAACGTCAGACGGTGGAAAAGAAATCTTAAGTGACGATGCCGAAAGTGATTCTAAATTTGATTTACAAGGATTTAAACAAAGTGATGGAAACCGTTATGATGAAAATTATTATTTATTACAATGGAGAAATTATACTGGACCTGATTTAGGATTGAAGAATATTAAACGCGGTGGCGGAACAGTATCATATAACACAGGTTTAACAGTATGGTATGTAGATAAAAGTTTTTCTGACAACAATGTAAAAGACCACCCAGGACAAGGATTTATCAGTATAGTTGATGCAGATCAAAACGCATTAAACTGGACGAAAAAAGGACTTAAAGACGATCCAGCTACAACTCAATTCCAAATTAGAGATGCAGCATTTAGTTTAGATCATCAACCTCAATTAAAATTAATTAATGAAGAAGGTTACAAACTTCACGATAATAAAATTAAGAAAAATCCATTATTCGATGATAGCAATGACTACTCAAATAAAGGACAACCAGATGCCGGTGTATTATTGCCGAAAAACGGATTAAAATTTGAAGTTTCAGCGAAGAGTAAAGATAATACAGTAGGAAAAATAAATATTTCAAATTAACAAAGTTCAAATAAAAGTCTGGAAACACCTACATGAGGTGTTCCAGACTTTTTTATTTGTAGATAAACTTAACCGATTAAAAACTCGCTTGCCTAGGGTACAGTCTCAGCCTGTAGTCTTCGACTTGTACTATTCCCTCAGGCGTCTCGTTTTTAATCGGTTTTTATTCTTACTAGAAAGACTTTGAGAACAATCTAGTTAGAATTTCTAACTAGAAAGAATTCTAAAACAATCTAGTAAGAGCTATTTTTCTTATAAAAATATGTAATATCACACTAATTTCATTGATTTTCGGCTCTAACTCGAAAGACTTGAGCAAACAATCTAGTTAGAATTTCTAACTAGAAAGAATTTTAAAACAATCTAGTAAGAGCTATTTTTCTTATAAAAATATGTAATATCACACTAATTTCATTGATTTTCGGCTCTAACTCGAAAGACTTGAGCAAACAATCTAGTAAGCGGTAAAAACTGCTAACAATTTCACTTTAAGTGATTTTGTCGACAGTCTGAAGTCTGGAAACACCTACATGAGGTGTTCCAGACTTTTTTATGTCAAAAAATGAATACAAATTATTTTCTATAAACTTTAGAATATTCAGAAAATATTCCGATATACTATTGTACAAACTTGATAAAACGCTTACAATAATGGAATAGGAAAGAGGGGGATAAGAAAATGAGTTTAGCACTTTTAGGGTTTATTATGGTTATTATATTTATGATTCTTATCATGACTAAGAGAATGTCAGCATTAGCGGCATTAATTATAGTACCGACTGTGTTTGGTTTACTCGGAGGATTTTATTCAAATCTAGGTAAGTACATGGTTGACGGGCTATTAACAGTTGCACCTACAGGTATCATGCTTGTATTTGCGATTTTATACTTTGGTGTCATGATTGATGCAGGTCTTTTTAATCCTGTTATCGAAATGATTATGAAAGTTGTAAAAGGGGATCCAGTTAAAATTACAATAGGAACGGTAGCATTAGCCTCATTAGTTGCTTTAGATGGTGACGGTACGACTACTTTCATTATTACAGTGACTGCTATGCTTCCTTTATATAAAAAGATGGGTATGAATTTATACATATTATCTACTTTAGCTTTACTATCGATCGGTGTAATGAATATGACACCATGGGGCGGACCGACAGCAAGAGCAATATCAGCATTACAATTAACAACTGAAGAAGTATTTACACCAATCATCCCAGTTATGGTTGCAGGTATTTTATTTGCAGTGTTTGCAGCATATATATTAGGTATAAAAGAAAGAAAACGTATTGGCGTGCAAGATCATCTTTCTTTAACTTTAGATGAAATGCACAATTCAAATGGAACTGACGAAGATGAAAAAGCATTACTAAGACCAAAAATCGTTATTATCAATGCTTTATTAACGATTATATTACTAGTAGCATTAATAACGAATTTCTTACCGATTCCAGTTTTATTCATGATAGGTTTTTCAATTGCGTTACTTATTAATTATCCGAAATTGGAAGTTCAATCAGATTTAATTAAGAGACACGCAGGAAACGTATTAGCCGTTGTAAGTTTAGTATTCGCTTCAGGTATATTTACAGGCGTAATGAACGGAACTGAAATGGTAGACGAGATGGCGAAAGCATTAGTGAATGTTGTTCCAGAATCTATGGGTAATCACTTTGCTTTAATTACAGCAGTATTGAGTATGCCATTTACTTACTTCATGGCTAACGACCCATTCTATTACGGCATATTACCAATACTTGCTGAATCTGCACAACAATTTGGCGTATCAAAAGCAGAGATGGCTAGAGCATCAATATTAGGACAACCACTACACGTATTAAGTCCATTATATGCAGCAGGTTATTTATTAGTAGGTATGCTCGGAATAGACTATGGTACAAACCAAAAAGTCGTAATGAAATGGGCAATTGGCTCATCATTATTTATGATATTAGTGGCAGGTATTATAGGGGTAATTTCGTTCTAAATGATATGACAAAAAATCTTGTGTTCTGAATTCATTCAGAACACAGGCTTTTTTTTATCTATAAATAAAGTTCAATATAGCTATAAAAAAGGGCGTGAAAAATGATATTATAGATAAGTATAGTAAAAAATAAATCTTATAATATAATTATTTAATTTAGGGGATGGATGATATGTTATATGGAAAGGATTTTGTTAATACGCACAGTAAGGAGTTTGGTGAAGTATTACAAACTGAAGTTTCAAAGTTGTTAAAACCTAGCGAAATGATATTTTCTTTTGCCTTTTCTAATAATAAAAATTCTTATTATATTACGTTACTGAATACAGATTTACATCAGTGGATTACTTTTAGAATTAGTGATCATAAGAGAAAGGGAAGTCTAAAGTCTCTTTACACAGTCTATTATGATCATTATCAAGATGTTGAAAGTATGATGAAAATCATTGAAGAATATTTAGAAAAAACGTCGTGGTGTACTTTTAGTTATAAACACTATTTCATTTTAAAAACGATCAAAGATATGTCTAAATACAAAGGGAAAATTTTGTTAAAAATACCTAAAGGCGATTACAAGCATATTAGTCATAAAGTGACGTTTGAACAAGAAGTTAATGAAGGTAAAATATTAGTAAGCATGAAAGATATAGAAGAAAAAACAAATAATATTATGCGCTCTTTGTATGTGCAAGATATGCTTACGAGCGAAATTTATAGGCATACGAGAAAGTCACCAGTATATGTGCCATCATTAGGCATTAAGATGTTGGATCATTTTCATTCATTATATTATAAACAGTATGAAGATGATTTTTCAGAAGAAATTTATCAAGATTTTAAAGTGCCTGATAGTGTTGAACAAATAGTTGAAACGGATAACAAAATCATCTTAAAGATGGAAGACATTAAAGCGTTCAACCAATATTACGTATATGGACTTGTAAATAATGAAAATAAAGAACTCATACATATCGGTTATCACCTAGGAAATTTAAACGTGGAAGATTTAGAAGAAATTCCAGTCATAAAAGATTATAAACATAATGAAAAAATATTGATCAATAACACACTCATTTCACCAGTCATATTTATGACTGATATAAGCGAACAAGAGGCACAAATAGCCACAAAAGCACTTATTAACCAATATCGAATATTGAATCCGGCTAATTTTGGGGACGTCGTATCATTTAATCAAATGTACAATTATGCAAACGACTATCAAACAAAAAATAGTGAAATCAGCTCGAAAATTTACGGCAATCAAAATATGATACAACATCATATACAAACTCAATATATCAATATTGAAAAGTTAGGAAAACAAAATATACTAATTGTGAAACTCGCGATAGATACAACGGGTAATAGTGTGCCAGCGATGAGAGCATATTCCACAACATCTAAAGTTGTCAAAAAAGCACTCGTCAGCCATATAGAAACGAGCGAACAAATAGCAAAGAAAGTAAAATATATAATAGGCATTCACCCACATGACGGAAGAGTCATAGCAGCATTTAAAGTTAAAGATCATAAAAAAAGATATACAAAATTCGAAAACGAAACAGGTAAATATAAATACACCTTTAACTTTTATGCCTATACAGAAAAAATATCTAGCATTAATAATATAAACCTTATAAAAACAGCAGACACCGTACTAACCAACTATAGATTTGTAGACCAAAACGGGAAAATGAAAAAAAGTAAACGAACAACTGTGTTTGTAGGAAATGAAAGGTAGGAATATAGGCTGTAAAAATGAATTAAAGTTGTTCTAAGTTGCTAAGTTGGTGAAGCTAGCAATAATAATGAGCGAATTCGAGTTTTCTAACAAACAAAAGTCGGGAGAAGTGTTTGATAAAGGGGTCTAACGAACACAAGTTGGAAGAAGAGTTCGATAGGAAACCGCCAAATTGCTAAACTGGGGAATCTAGCAATATAGGGAGGTTCTAAATTGCTAAACTGACGAATCTAGCAACATAGAGAAGTTCTAAGTTGCTAAACAGGGGAATCTAGCAACATAGGGATGTTCTAAATTGCTAAACTGACGAATCTAGCAACATAGGGAAGTTCTAAGTTGCTAAACTGATGAATCTAGCAATATAGAGTTGTTCTTAGTTGCTAAACTAGTAAATCTAGCAACATAGAGTTGTTCTAAATTGCTAAACTGGAGAATCTACCAATATAGAGAAGTTCTAAGTTGCTAAACTGACGAATCTAGCAACATAGGGAAGTTCTAAGTTGCTAAACTGATGAATCTAGCAATATAGCGCGCCCCTAAGTTGCAAGTGGAGCCTGACATGCAATATAGCGCGTCTCTAAGTTGCAAGTGAATCTAAATACGGACCGAAAAACAGAAATACAGTCCGATAAAAATAATTACCGGACCGAAAAACGGAAATACAGTCCGATAAAAATAATTACCGGACCGAAAAACGGAAATACAGTCCGATAATAAAAATTACCGGACCGAAAAACAGAAATACAGTCCGATAATAAAAATTACCGGACCGAAAAACAGAAATACAGTCCGATAATAAAAATTACCGGACCGAAAAACGGAAATACAGTCCGATAAAAATAATTACCGGACCGAAAAACAGAAATACAGTCCGATAATAAAAATTACCGGACCGAAAAACGGAAATACAGTCCGATAAATAAAATTACCGGACCGAAAAATAGAAATACAGTCCGATAAAAATAATTATCGGACCGAAAACGCCAAAGTTCTCAGGAGTTTTTTGGCGATTTCACCCAAAACGCCAAAGTTCGTCGGCGATTTTTGGCGATTCTACTCAAAACGCCAAAGTTCTCGAAAGATTTTTGGCGATTCTACCCAAAAACGCACCATATCTCCAAGATATCGTGCGATAGATAGACAAAAAGACGCTCAACTGAGCGTCTTTTTTCTATACTAGTGCTTTAAAGTTTTCTAAGCGTCTTTCTTTTTCGTCTTCACTAATGTTATGTGCTTTTACGTAACGGTTATTTTCGTGTTCTGCACAGTCGTGTGAACATGCGCCTAGGTATTTGTGTTCATTTTCTTCATTTACTAGAAATTGACGGTTACATTCTGGGTTACTACAGTTGATGTATCTTTCGCATGGTGTTCCGTCGAACCACTCTTTACCTACAACAGTTTTGTCGACTTGGTTAACTTCTACACTGATTCGTTCATCGAATACATACATTTTACCGTCCCAGTATTCGCCTTTAGTTTCAGGGTCTTTACCGTAAGTTGCGATGCCGCCTTCAAGTTGACTTACATCTTCAAAGCCTTCTTTTAATAAGAAACCTGAGAATTTTTCACAACGGATGCCGCCAGTACAATAAGTAACGATTTTTTTATCCATAAATTGTTCTTTATTTTCTTTAATCCAATCGGGTAAGTCTCTAAATCTTGTAATGTTTGGACGAACAGCACCACGGAAGTGACCTAAGTCATATTCGTAGTCATTTCTTGCATCGATAACGA encodes the following:
- a CDS encoding rhodanese-related sulfurtransferase, with amino-acid sequence MDYRVLLYYKYTTINDPETFATEHLDFCKDLELKGRILVASEGINGTLSGTKEATDKYMEEMKADSRFEGITFKVDEAEGHTFKKMHVRPRQEIVALDLEDDVDPRDTTGNYLSPSEFKEALMSDDTIVIDARNDYEYDLGHFRGAVRPNITRFRDLPDWIKENKEQFMDKKIVTYCTGGIRCEKFSGFLLKEGFEDVSQLEGGIATYGKDPETKGEYWDGKMYVFDERISVEVNQVDKTVVGKEWFDGTPCERYINCSNPECNRQFLVNEENEHKYLGACSHDCAEHENNRYVKAHNISEDEKERRLENFKALV
- a CDS encoding immune inhibitor A, which produces MNKLFKKLSVASLSAAIAIPFLAPDASANEVSPNEDRLLETLEKEGVIESSNTPEQKEAKLKQYMDGKGEQYQQKYIPNKGQFDKHYNKGNNGKRLGQMNKNEKEMYKKKNNGKRIDKVEKEQYTGKVRKDKVLVLAMEFPDYPNSSITKDESDMYYDDYPISHFQDMVFGENGYKGPNGKNLMSMKQYYKNQSGGSYDVDGQVHGWYKAKHPAKYYGGNVPDAGGSDGKPKELIKEALEQAAKDPNINLNDYDQWDRDDIDGDGVYNEKDGIIDHLMIVHSGVGEEAGGGKLGTDAIWSHRWSLDFDQKGEPYTIPGTDSGLDQFGGKLAAIDYTVQPEDGAAGVFAHEYGHDLGLPDEYDTKYTGKGEPVSFWSIMSSGSWAGAIPGTEPTGFDPYMKEMLQQKHGGNWQTGTEIDSNQFKGNTSELIDEAATKGTNNDAIKVKLPDKSTLVQKPIQGKKAYWSGADDASQYSMETALDLSSSKKSKLNFKTWYDIEKGFDYGYVQVSTDDGKNWENVKGNITNNDDPSGSGQNQGNGIDGKSNQYVDGDFDLSKYDGKKVKLRFSYVTDMAQTNPGWFVDQIKVTSDGGKEILSDDAESDSKFDLQGFKQSDGNRYDENYYLLQWRNYTGPDLGLKNIKRGGGTVSYNTGLTVWYVDKSFSDNNVKDHPGQGFISIVDADQNALNWTKKGLKDDPATTQFQIRDAAFSLDHQPQLKLINEEGYKLHDNKIKKNPLFDDSNDYSNKGQPDAGVLLPKNGLKFEVSAKSKDNTVGKINISN
- a CDS encoding citrate:proton symporter, producing MSLALLGFIMVIIFMILIMTKRMSALAALIIVPTVFGLLGGFYSNLGKYMVDGLLTVAPTGIMLVFAILYFGVMIDAGLFNPVIEMIMKVVKGDPVKITIGTVALASLVALDGDGTTTFIITVTAMLPLYKKMGMNLYILSTLALLSIGVMNMTPWGGPTARAISALQLTTEEVFTPIIPVMVAGILFAVFAAYILGIKERKRIGVQDHLSLTLDEMHNSNGTDEDEKALLRPKIVIINALLTIILLVALITNFLPIPVLFMIGFSIALLINYPKLEVQSDLIKRHAGNVLAVVSLVFASGIFTGVMNGTEMVDEMAKALVNVVPESMGNHFALITAVLSMPFTYFMANDPFYYGILPILAESAQQFGVSKAEMARASILGQPLHVLSPLYAAGYLLVGMLGIDYGTNQKVVMKWAIGSSLFMILVAGIIGVISF